The following are encoded together in the Bacillus sp. V2I10 genome:
- a CDS encoding adenylate kinase, translated as MNLVLMGLPGAGKGTQAERIVEKYEIPHISTGDMFRAAIKGETELGLKAKSFMDQGALVPDEVTIGIVRERLGKNDCEKGFLLDGFPRTVAQAEALEGILSDLNRKIDYVINIEVDKDILMERLTGRRICKKCGSTYHLVFNPPAAEGICDKCGGELYQREDDNEETVANRLEVNLKQTQPLLNFYEEKGYLRNINGQQDIKQVFVDVNELLGGLGE; from the coding sequence TTGAATTTAGTTCTTATGGGTCTGCCAGGAGCCGGAAAAGGCACACAGGCAGAACGAATCGTTGAAAAATATGAAATCCCTCATATCTCAACAGGGGATATGTTCAGAGCTGCTATTAAAGGTGAAACAGAATTAGGTCTTAAAGCAAAATCCTTCATGGATCAAGGTGCACTTGTTCCTGACGAAGTAACAATTGGTATCGTCCGTGAGAGATTGGGCAAGAATGATTGTGAAAAAGGTTTCCTCTTAGACGGATTCCCGCGCACAGTTGCTCAAGCTGAAGCTTTAGAAGGAATTCTGTCAGATCTTAATAGAAAAATTGATTACGTCATAAACATCGAGGTTGATAAAGACATCCTTATGGAGCGTCTTACAGGTCGCCGTATTTGTAAAAAATGCGGATCAACATATCATCTCGTTTTCAACCCTCCTGCGGCTGAAGGAATCTGCGACAAATGTGGCGGAGAGCTTTACCAAAGAGAAGATGATAACGAAGAGACTGTTGCAAACAGACTTGAAGTGAATCTCAAACAGACACAACCTTTGCTGAATTTCTATGAAGAAAAAGGATATTTGCGTAACATTAATGGACAACAGGACATAAAGCAGGTTTTCGTTGACGTTAATGAGCTGCTTGGAGGATTAGGTGAATGA